Sequence from the Pseudophaeobacter arcticus DSM 23566 genome:
ACCCTGGCAGCGGTGAGAGCCCATGTGTTTTTCCGATGTCGCCATGACGGCCCCCTGAAGGAGTCGTTTTGTTTCCTGAAATTTGCCATCTTCTGCACCTAAGGCCTTACCGATGAGGCCCCGGGCATAGCGCGCTTTGGGCAAAATGAGGGAAAGCTGATGGCGGACAGAAGCTTTGATGACCGCGCGGCCTATATCGTCGCACAAGCACAAAAGACCCTGGGTAAAACCCCGGATCGGATCACCACGCCGGGCGGCAAGTCCCGCTCTTCGATACGATTGCATTTTGGTGAGGAGACGGTCATCGCCACCCTGCGCGAAAATTTCCGCCGCACCCATCTGGAGGCCTATGTGCTGGAAAAGCTGGGGCCCCATTGTGACGACATCCCCCGGGTTCTGGGCGTCAATGAGGATGTCTTGTTCCAGTCCGACACCGGCGAGATCCGCCTGAGCCGCGAGGTCCTGGAGCATGACGAGGGCGACCAGGTGGAACTGGCAGCCGAGGCCTGTGCTGCGATCTTTCGCATTCACGCTGCCGCCCGCCAGACCGATCTGGCAGGGATGTTGCCGCATCTGGGCTCAAACCGGGACTGGATCATCAATCTGGTGGGATCGGTGGACGCCTTGCAGGCCTATTCCATGGGCATCCCCAAAGCGTTCGACTTTGTCGCCGTGGCCGAACGTATGGACCAGCCGGGGCGGCAATTCCTGAAATGGGATTGCCGGGCGGGCAATGCCGCCATTGGCGACGATGGCTTTGTGCGCTGGTTTGATTTTGAATATGCCGGCCTGCGGCACGGTGCCGAGGATTTTGCCTGGCTCATTGCGGATGAGACCTGGCCAGTTGCGCCGGACAAAATGGCCGATGTGATGATCGACACCTATGATCATGGCTCTGGCTATGACATCGCCGACTATCTGGATTATCTGTCTGTCTATGTCAGCCTGCATGCGGTGCAGCGGCTGAAACTGATCCAGAAGGAAGTCAGGAAACGCGGCTGGCTCAGCAAGACGCGGGTGATCAAATATGATGACGCCGGGGTTCACCCTGATTATGCGCGGCAGCTCTGTCGGGTCGGGGCCTACTATGCGGCGCAGTCAAAACTGACAGCGCCGCTGGCCCGCAATTTTGAGGCCGCCGGGCGCGCCTTCAAGGCGATCGCAGAAGGCTAGGGGCCTGACCCATTGATCGGCATGGGGCTTCCTGGGGCTTATAGCCCCATCTGGCGCACGGCGAGGTCGCGCATGATCTCTTCCGATCCGCCACCAATGGCCATGACCTTGACCTCGCGGTAGATGCGCTCCACCCGGTTGCCACGCAGATAGCCCGCCCCACCAAAGATCTGCATCGCCTCAGAGGCGCAGTATTCGCAGGCCTTGGTGGCAAAGAATTTGGCCTTGCTCAGCTCGGCTACTGGCATATCGCCCTGGTTGACCTGCCAGCAGATCATCCGCAGTGTCGCCTCAACCGCATCAATGCGGGCGGAGATCTCGGCGATCTTGTGGCGGATCACCTGATGGCGGATCAGCTTTTTGCCAAAGGTCTCGCGGTCTTGTGCCCAGGCGATACTGTCTTCCAGGCAGGTCTTCATCATCCCCAGAACCCCGGCGATCAGGTTGATCCGCTCCATGTTGAAATTGTTCATGATGGCCAAAAACCCGGTGCCTTCCTCCCCCATCATGTTGCTGGCGGGCACGCGGACATCATCCAGAAACAGCGTTGCCTGATCCGAACACCACCAGCCCATCTTGCGGGTCAGGGCTGAGCGGGAGAAGCCAGCGGTATCCGCCTCGACAAAAAACAGGGAAATGCCGTCCAACCCCGCGCCGCCGGTCCGGGCCGGGATCACAAAGTAGTCAGAGGTCATGCCGCCGGTGATGAAGGTCTTGGAGCCGTTGATCACCCAGTGATTGCCGTCACGCCGGGCTGTGGTCTTGAGGTTGGCCACATCCGAGCCGCCCCCCGGTTCGGTCACCCCCAATGAGGAGCCTTTGCGCCCGGACAGGATTTCGGGCAGCACCCGCTGGCGGATCTCGTCACCCGCCAGCCGCGCAATTGGTTCCACAGAAATGGTACGCCTGGCCAAGGCCGCGGTAACCCCGCCGGCGCCACAGCGGGCCATCTCTTCGCTATAGGCCACGCGCAGAAAACAGTCGTCAAACCCAAGACCGCCATATTTTTCGTCGATGCCAAAGCCCCAGACGCCAAATGCACCAATCTTCTGGTGCAGCTCCCAGGGCACCGCTCCGGCCTCGTCCCAGTCGTCGCAATAGGGCTGGATTTCCTTTTCGACAAAGGCGCGGATGCTGTCGCGAAAGGCGCGATGCTCTGGCGTTTCAAAGGGGTTCTTCATCTGCTTCTCCCTGACGGCTGCGCGCAGACATATGCGGCGCTATGATGCGGCCAAATAGCTCGACCATCTTGGTTATGATCTTGGGATCGCGCTCAAACGGCGCCTGTGTGTGCAACCCGCGCATGAAGCTCCGGCAGATCGACCAGAGCAGCGTCAGCTCATCCTCATGGCCCTCGGTGGCCTGGTAGAGATTGGCGATATTGCGGTTGAACTCGTCGTTGTAGCTCCAAAGCGATGGGGTGATGCGGCGGTTCAGCACCTGGTCGGTGCGTGCGGCCACCAGGATTTCCATCAGCGCGCGGCCTTCGCGGGTGTTGATCACCCGGCTCCACAGCGCATGTAGCTGGCCCGGCAGGCTGGTCCCGGCTTTGGAAGAGCGCAGCAGATTGGCCTCCTGGTCATCAGGCACCGAGGTGCCGCGCACCGGGGCCAGCAGATGTTCGAGGGTTTTTACCATCATCTCTTCCTTGGAGGGGAAGTGATGGGTGAGGGCGCCACGGGAGACCCCGGCCTGGGTTTGCACCCGGTTGATGGAACATTCCGAATAGCCCACCTCGTCGAGCGAGGTGATCACCGCATCAAAGATTTTGCCTCGGGTGCGCGCCACCCGTGCCGGGTTGCCCCGCATGGGCTGACTGTCGCCGGAGGTGACGTTCGGTTGGTCTTCGGTTCCTGGGCACATCAGCATATCCTTTTGACGAATCGTAAAACAGAACAGTTGGTCTGTTCAATCACATGATTATCGGTCAGACGCAGCGGCATTTGATCAAGAGAGGGAGCGAAACATGCAACAAGCCGAAGATTTCCGTGCCGAGAGCCAGGCTCTGGCGGCGGTGCTACAGGATCTGCCCGAAGCTGATCTGCACCGGGCGACACTGTTCAA
This genomic interval carries:
- a CDS encoding phosphotransferase family protein; the protein is MADRSFDDRAAYIVAQAQKTLGKTPDRITTPGGKSRSSIRLHFGEETVIATLRENFRRTHLEAYVLEKLGPHCDDIPRVLGVNEDVLFQSDTGEIRLSREVLEHDEGDQVELAAEACAAIFRIHAAARQTDLAGMLPHLGSNRDWIINLVGSVDALQAYSMGIPKAFDFVAVAERMDQPGRQFLKWDCRAGNAAIGDDGFVRWFDFEYAGLRHGAEDFAWLIADETWPVAPDKMADVMIDTYDHGSGYDIADYLDYLSVYVSLHAVQRLKLIQKEVRKRGWLSKTRVIKYDDAGVHPDYARQLCRVGAYYAAQSKLTAPLARNFEAAGRAFKAIAEG
- a CDS encoding TetR/AcrR family transcriptional regulator — translated: MCPGTEDQPNVTSGDSQPMRGNPARVARTRGKIFDAVITSLDEVGYSECSINRVQTQAGVSRGALTHHFPSKEEMMVKTLEHLLAPVRGTSVPDDQEANLLRSSKAGTSLPGQLHALWSRVINTREGRALMEILVAARTDQVLNRRITPSLWSYNDEFNRNIANLYQATEGHEDELTLLWSICRSFMRGLHTQAPFERDPKIITKMVELFGRIIAPHMSARSRQGEADEEPL
- a CDS encoding acyl-CoA dehydrogenase family protein, whose amino-acid sequence is MKNPFETPEHRAFRDSIRAFVEKEIQPYCDDWDEAGAVPWELHQKIGAFGVWGFGIDEKYGGLGFDDCFLRVAYSEEMARCGAGGVTAALARRTISVEPIARLAGDEIRQRVLPEILSGRKGSSLGVTEPGGGSDVANLKTTARRDGNHWVINGSKTFITGGMTSDYFVIPARTGGAGLDGISLFFVEADTAGFSRSALTRKMGWWCSDQATLFLDDVRVPASNMMGEEGTGFLAIMNNFNMERINLIAGVLGMMKTCLEDSIAWAQDRETFGKKLIRHQVIRHKIAEISARIDAVEATLRMICWQVNQGDMPVAELSKAKFFATKACEYCASEAMQIFGGAGYLRGNRVERIYREVKVMAIGGGSEEIMRDLAVRQMGL